A window of Clostridioides sp. ES-S-0010-02 genomic DNA:
ACAATCAGCTGCACGAGTTCTTCCATATTCCCAATAGAAGTCATGGTCTTTACCATATGTTATTTGAACTAATGACCATAAAGACCAGTGTGCATTAACTAAAAACTTACTTGTAAGCAATCTTGCTCTTTGTTCTTCTGTTGGTTCTCCGCCAAAGTATGTTCTTACATAAAGCTCCTCTTTATCTTTTGGAAGAGGATTTTCTACACACACACATGCCATATCGTAAAATCTATCATTTGTTCCACCGTATTCCCAGTCTATTACACGCATAACTTTTCCATCATACATAAAGTTTTCTGCTAGTGTATCATTGTGACAAGGAACTAATTTTTGTGGATTATTTTGATAAGCAACTTCTATTATATTTACTTTTTCTGTTATGCTATCCCATCCATCATATCTCTTATCAAAACCATTTTCTTTAAGTATTTGTATGTACTCTTTCATCTTAGCTATTGGGTTAAATACACTTTTAAACTCCATTCCACTATCATGGTATTTTCTCATAATTTCTGCTGATTTCATGACTACATCTGAATTTTTTATAAAATCCTCTGCATGCATTGTATCTGATTTTATAAATTCACAAAGTTGTGAACCTGTTTTTGGGTCATAGTAATATATTTCTGGAGCTATTCCAAGACATGACATTAAAGAAGCATTGTGCTTTTCTGCTGGACGATTTATATATCCTGCTGTTCCTACTCCTGCTACACGCATTGCTATTTGAGTGCCATCTTCAATCTCAAGCTTAAAGTTTTTATTTGTAAGCCCGCCTGGCATTATTTCTATTTTGCTAAGTTCTTGGCTAAATGCTGTTTTTGTTAAATTGATTAACCTAAGGAAATCTTGAATTTCATAAGGTTGTATTACCTCTCCAAATACTGACATATTTTCTCTTATACTTTCATTTTTCATAATAGTTTCTCCTTTGTATGATTTGTTTTTGGTCAAAACTTTTTCTATTAAAAACCATTTTCCTTTGATTAGAATTCTATATCTTTGTGCAACACAAAGGTCAATACTATTTTTGTTTAATTTTTTGTTATAATGGATTTTTTTATATATTTTTGGGATTCTATCTCTATTTGTGGAAATAAAAAAACTTTTAAATAAAGTTATTTAAAAGTTTTTCATCATATTATTAAAATTATGTATACAAAAAATATTTATTATAGTATTGTTTTATTTATTCAATTTATAATTCTCTACTTTATGAACTTTATAAAATTGATAATTCTTTTGTCTATTTTTATTTATCAACCTTTATATTTCCATTTCGACTTTCCAGCTTAACTGTAACATTTTGTGCAACTCTAACACTTCCTTTTAGAATATTATCATTTATAGATAATTTGTCTTTGAATGATGTGGAAATAGCCCCATTAAAAGTATGAATAATACCAAACACCAAGAACTTAGTATCTAAAGCCACATTTTTACAACGAAAGACCCCTTCTTTTATACCCTGTTCTACAATTAGAATTTTATTAAAGCTATTGCACTAAAAAAAGAAACCACATTCTGTTTTTATATAGAATATAGTTTCTTGAACTTTAAATACTTAAAAGCAATATTTTATTTATTTTTTGAATTTTCTAATTTTATAGTAGACAAATTTATTAGTTAACTCTTAAATTTTTATCTTCTCTACAAAACTTTCTTCTTATTAAAAAATATGCAGAGATTACAACAAGCTCTATCGCTAAAAATATACCATAAGTAGCTATAGAATCTATGCTGTCTATACCATTTCTAAAGAAAACTAATGCTATTCCTGCTGCTATAATTCCTATAGCATTTTTACCTATAGCATTCTGACCAAAACCATAAAAAGAAGGGAAGTTTCCTTTTATCTCAACAAATGTCAAAATTAATCCAATTACTATAAACAATACTCCTACAACTTCCATAATCATACTAGCCATTTTACACCCTCCTTATTAGAGAATTAACCACTACTATAAAAATAGCTTGCTTTTATAATTACATTATATATTCAATTGGACATTTTTGGAAGTATTAGTTAAAAATAATTTTATATTCTATTTAAATATATCTTTTATATTAAAATCATCTCAATTTTTATATAAATATTAATCTAACCTTTATAGTTTTATAAATTAAAAAGGTTTAGCATAACCATCTCCTATTATAACTTGACCAATATTTTTAAGATGGATGGTAACAATAGCTCAATAACTCCAGTAATAATCAATGAAAATATTATTGATACCAAAAACGAAGTAGAAATCAAACTTTCTGCTTTTTTATGCTCTTTTGCCCCCAATTGCTTGCGAAAGTAAAATAGATATACCATTTGTAGCCCCAATAGCTATAGATGTCAGAGTTAAAATAATTGGCGTGGAAGTTGTAAGTACTGCCATAGCAGTCTCTCCTAATAAATTACCAATCCATATACTGTCTACTAGATTGTATGCCATGTTTAAAAACATAGCTACTATTAATGCAAAGACATCTTATTAGACATTTCTTTGTGTCCTCTGTGATAAAATCCATTTTTGTACTCATGTGTCCTCCTCTTTATGAATGAATTTCATTCACTAATTAATTTTAAAAAATACCTGAGATTTAAACAGGTTTGAGTTAAAAATTTACAAAATTATAAAGTATCATATTTTTTATTTTTTATACTTTTTTATTTTTTATACTTTTTTATTTTTTATGTTTTATTTTATGTAATTTTCTTTATATGTTTTTCTCTATGTGTTTTTCTTTTATACTTTCTTATTTTATGCTAGTCACAATATATGAAGTATGATTCACGCTCTTCCACACAATGTTTCTAAAATCTACAGCTAACAATTTACTTATTTCTTTTTCTGAGTACATTTTTACATCTCCATCTTTATTGT
This region includes:
- a CDS encoding phosphotransferase family protein, yielding MKNESIRENMSVFGEVIQPYEIQDFLRLINLTKTAFSQELSKIEIMPGGLTNKNFKLEIEDGTQIAMRVAGVGTAGYINRPAEKHNASLMSCLGIAPEIYYYDPKTGSQLCEFIKSDTMHAEDFIKNSDVVMKSAEIMRKYHDSGMEFKSVFNPIAKMKEYIQILKENGFDKRYDGWDSITEKVNIIEVAYQNNPQKLVPCHNDTLAENFMYDGKVMRVIDWEYGGTNDRFYDMACVCVENPLPKDKEELYVRTYFGGEPTEEQRARLLTSKFLVNAHWSLWSLVQITYGKDHDFYWEYGRTRAADCIEFMKDENFEHYLDIINDPNFTESVEPLA